The genomic stretch TCCCCGGGTGCGACAAGGGAATGGAGGGGGAATTGACGACGACACCGACCTATCCCGGGGTCTATATCGAGGAGCTGCCCAGCAGCGTCCGCACGATCGGCACCGTGACGACCTCGGTCACCGCCTTTGTCGGCCGCACCCGGCGGGGACCCGTCGACCGGCCTGTGACCATCACCAGCTTCGCCGACTACGAGCGGCAGTTCGGTGGCCTGGACCCGCAGAGCCCGGTCAGCTACTCCGTGCAGCAGTTCTTCGTCAACGGCGGCACCGTCGCCGTCATCGTCCGCGCGGTGGCGGCCGGCACGGGCAAGTCGGCGACGGTGACGCTGCACTCGACCGAGAGCAGCACCGAAACCCCGGTCCTGGAGGTCACCGCCGAGCAGCCAGGTGCCTGGGGTGCGGGCCTGCGGCTCTCCGTGGACTACGACACCACCGCTCCGGAGAGCACCTTCAACCTCCGGGTCTTCGACATCACCGGCGGTGTCAGCGAGTTCTTCTCCGGGCTGTCGCCCAAGGCCGGCGACCCCAACTTCGCCGAGACCGCGGTCAACGGCGGTTCCGACGCCATCAGGGTGAAGGTCCTCGCCGAGCAGCGCCCGGACCCGGTGGGCACCGTGTCCAAGCCCTTCGCGGCCACCCTGCCCGACCTCACCCGGCAGATCGAGGTCAAGATCGGGACGGCCCAGCGGACCTTCCGTATCTACGACGCCGAGCAGGACGGCAAGGCCCCGGTCACCGTCACCGACCTCGCCCTGCTGCTGGAGCGCAAGCTGCGCGCGCTGCCGGACGCACCGGGCCGGCGGGTCTTCGCCGGGACGACCGTCACCGCCTTCGGCAACCGCCTGCAGATCGTGGCCGGTTCCAACGATCCCGCCGACACGGTGCGCTTCGTCGGCGAGGCCGCCAACAACCTCGGCCTGGAGTCAGGCGTCAACCCGCCGGTCTTCGCGCTCGCGGGCGGCGAGGACGGGGGAGCACCCGGCCCGACCGACCTGATCGGCAGTGAGCCGGAGAAGAGCGGCATCCAGGCGCTGCGTGACGTCCAGGACGTCAACCTGCTGGTTCTGCCCGAGATTTCCGCCTACCCGAACATCGAGGACCAGCTCACCGTACTTTCGGCGGCGCAGGCGCTCGCCGAGGAGAAGCGGCTCTTCGTCATCGCCGATGCTCCGCAGACCTGGTCGAGCGTGGACGCGGCGCGGGCCGGTCTGTCCGCGTTCGACCCGGTGCGCAGTAACCATTCGGCGCTGTATTTCCCGCAGCTGGAACTCATCGACCCGCTCACCGGCCGGCTGCGCTCTTTCCCGCCGTCCGGCACCATCGCCGGGGTCTACGCCCGGACCGACGCCGCCCGAGGGGTGTGGAAGGCGCCGGCCGGGACGGAGACCCCGCTCTCCGGGGTACGGGCGCTGGGCGTCAAGCTCACCGACAAGGAGAACGGGCTGCTCAACCCGCTGGGGCTGAACTGCGCGCGGAGCTTCCCGGTGGTCGGCCCGGTGGTGTGGGGCGCTCGGACGCTGGCGGGAGCGGACGCGCTGCAGTC from Streptomyces roseochromogenus subsp. oscitans DS 12.976 encodes the following:
- a CDS encoding phage tail sheath C-terminal domain-containing protein produces the protein MEGELTTTPTYPGVYIEELPSSVRTIGTVTTSVTAFVGRTRRGPVDRPVTITSFADYERQFGGLDPQSPVSYSVQQFFVNGGTVAVIVRAVAAGTGKSATVTLHSTESSTETPVLEVTAEQPGAWGAGLRLSVDYDTTAPESTFNLRVFDITGGVSEFFSGLSPKAGDPNFAETAVNGGSDAIRVKVLAEQRPDPVGTVSKPFAATLPDLTRQIEVKIGTAQRTFRIYDAEQDGKAPVTVTDLALLLERKLRALPDAPGRRVFAGTTVTAFGNRLQIVAGSNDPADTVRFVGEAANNLGLESGVNPPVFALAGGEDGGAPGPTDLIGSEPEKSGIQALRDVQDVNLLVLPEISAYPNIEDQLTVLSAAQALAEEKRLFVIADAPQTWSSVDAARAGLSAFDPVRSNHSALYFPQLELIDPLTGRLRSFPPSGTIAGVYARTDAARGVWKAPAGTETPLSGVRALGVKLTDKENGLLNPLGLNCARSFPVVGPVVWGARTLAGADALQSEWKYIPVRRLALFIEESLYRGLRWVVFEPNDERLWSQIRLNVEAFLQKLFQQGAFQGTTPRASYFVKCDSSTTTQADIDRGVVNVLVGFAPVKPAEFVVVQIEQMAGQFEA